In Legionella spiritensis, the following proteins share a genomic window:
- a CDS encoding DUF1499 domain-containing protein yields MKMILTGLAVMILLAVLAVLMMYLFPKINFRAMPEGLVNGRQDEQKPNWVSSLVARNNAHYIAPLAIKNLSSLAECLLKQDKNTTLVKVDESSLIAYRQSTVFHFTDWIVIDSQGQVSASATMGHYDFGKNRQWVEAIRASCT; encoded by the coding sequence ATGAAAATGATTTTGACGGGATTGGCCGTGATGATTCTCCTTGCGGTATTAGCCGTGTTGATGATGTATTTATTTCCAAAAATAAATTTTCGCGCCATGCCGGAGGGATTGGTGAATGGACGCCAGGATGAGCAAAAGCCTAACTGGGTCAGCAGCCTGGTTGCCCGGAATAACGCGCATTATATTGCGCCTCTCGCGATAAAAAATCTGTCTTCCCTGGCCGAATGTTTGTTAAAACAGGATAAAAATACAACACTTGTCAAGGTGGATGAATCATCTCTTATCGCTTATCGTCAAAGTACCGTGTTTCATTTCACCGACTGGATCGTCATTGACAGCCAAGGACAGGTCAGCGCTTCAGCGACTATGGGGCATTATGATTTCGGCAAGAATCGCCAATGGGTGGAAGCCATTCGGGCTTCGTGTACCTGA